In a single window of the Labeo rohita strain BAU-BD-2019 chromosome 23, IGBB_LRoh.1.0, whole genome shotgun sequence genome:
- the top1b gene encoding LOW QUALITY PROTEIN: DNA topoisomerase 1 (The sequence of the model RefSeq protein was modified relative to this genomic sequence to represent the inferred CDS: deleted 2 bases in 2 codons), whose product MSGDHAHKQHQMESGSVDYNSHKHKDKHKDREHSHKEHKRDKERENSKNGNSEHKSSSEKKHREKEKERLKHKEKQKEEKFHGSDGKYRDKENGFVSSLSIKVEEDNGYHHNIKHEKALKRERDEDDRCEHKPKKVKVDSEKKVKKRKQEDDDSDYGEREEKKPKKRMKEVKKDTTGGKKKAKNEPEEKWKWWEEEKYTDGSKWRFLEHKGPVFPPPYEPLPDRIRFYYDGKAMKLSPGAEEVATFYAKMLDHEYTTKDIFRKNFFKDWRKEMTSEEKSKITELKKCDFNEMHEYFKAQSEARKQMSKEEKQKIKEENERILQEYGYCVMDNHRERIGNFRIEPPGLFRGRGDHPKMGKLKRRIAPEDIIINCSKDSVHPKPPPGTRWKEVRHDNKVTWLVSWTENIQGSIKYIMLNPSSRIKGEKDWQKYETARRLKKCVERIRAQYREDWRSKEMRIRQRAVALYFIDKLALRAGNEKDEGETADTVGCCSLRVEHIRLHTQLDGQEYVVELDFPGKDSIRYYNKVPVEKRVFKNLQLFLENKQGKDDLFDRLNTSILNKHLQELMDGLTAKVFRTYNASITLQQQLKELTSPDENIPEKILSYNRANRAVAVLCNHQRAPPKTFEKSMHNLQSKIDEKKKQLSAAKKELKAAKADAKMLHDEKSKKAVEMKKKAVQRISEQLMKLEVQATDREENKQIALGTSKLNYLDPRISVAWCKKWGVPIEKIYNKTQREKFAWAIDMTDEDFEF is encoded by the exons GTGGACTACA attcacacaaacacaaggaCAAACATAAAGACAGAGAACACAGCCACAAAGAGCACAAGAGAGACAAGGAGCGAGAAAACTCGAAGAACGGCAACAG CGAACACAAAAGCTCTTCTGAGAAGAAGCAtcgagagaaagaaaaagagcgGCTTAAGcacaaagaaaagcaaaaagaagaaaag TTTCATGGTTCTGATGGGAAATATCGAGATAAAGAGAACGGTTTTGTAAG CTCTCTGTCAATTAAAGTGGAGGAGGACAATGGCTATCATCACAACATCAAACATGAGAAAGCACTcaagagagagagggatgaaGACGA CAGGTGTGAACACAAACCCAAAAAGGTAAAAGTGGACAGCGAGAAGAAAGTGAAAAAACGTAAACAGGAGGACGACGACAGCGATTATGGGGAGAGGGAG GAAAAGAAACCAAAGAAGAGGATGAAAGAGGTAAAGAAAGACACCACTGGAGGGAAGAAGAAAGCTAAAAATGAGCCGGAGGAGAAGTGGAAATG GTGGGAAGAGGAGAAATACACAGATGGCTCCAAATGGAGGTTTCTGGAGCATAAAGGGCCTGTGTTCCCCCCGCCGTATGAACCCCTGCCAGACCGTATCAGGTTTTATTATGATG GAAAGGCCATGAAACTAAGCCCTGGTGCAGAGGAAGTGGCCACgttttatgcaaaaatgctCGACCATGAGTACACAACTAAAGACATATTTAGAAAGAACTTCTTTAAAGATTGGAGGAAG GAAATGACGTCAGAGGAGAAGTCGAAAATCACGGAGCTCAAGAAGTGTGACTTCAATGAGATGCACGAGTACTTTAAAGCACAATCTGAGGCCAGAAAACAGATGTCAAAAGAGGAGAAACAG AAAATCAAAGAAGAGAACGAGCGCATTCTGCAGGAGTACGGATACTGCGTCATGGACAATCACAGGGAGCGGATCGGTAATTTTCGGATCGAGCCGCCGGGTCTGTTCCGCGGCCGC GGGGATCATCCTAAGATGGGCAAACTGAAACGCCGCATC GCCCCCGAGGACATCATCATCAACTGCAGCAA AGATTCGGTTCACCCTAAACCGCCGCCCGGCACCAGGTGGAAGGAAGTTCGTCATGACAACAAAGTCACATGGCTGGTGTCGTGGACGGAGAACATTCAAGGCTCCATCAAATACATCATGCTCAACCCCAGCTCCAGAATCAAG GGTGAGAAGGACTGGCAGAAGTACGAGACGGCGCGGCGGCTGAAGAAGTGCGTGGAGCGCATCCGAGCGCAGTACCGCGAGGACTGGAGGAGTAAAGAGATGAGGATCAGACAGAGAGCCGTCGCTCTTTACTTCATTGACAAG tTGGCTCTGAGGGCCGGTAATGAGAAGGACGAGGGGGAGACGGCAGATACGGTGGGCTGCTGCTCTCTGCGTGTGGAGCACATCAGACTGCACACTCAGCTGGACGGACAGGAGTATGTGGTGGAGCTCGACTTCCCGGGAAAAGACTCCATCCGTTACTACAACAAAGTCCCCGTGGAGaaaaga GTCTTTAAAAACCTTCAGTTGTTCCTTGAAAACAAGCAGGGGAAAGATGATCTGTTTGACCGACTCAAT ACATCAATTCTAAATAAGCATCTCCAGGAGTTGATGGATGGGTTGACAGCAAAAGTATTTCGCACTTACAACGCGTCCATTACCCTTCAACAGCAGCTCAAGGAACTGACCAGCC ctgatgaaaacatcccTGAGAAGATCCTCTCCTACAACAGAGCGAACCGAGCTGTGGCTGTTCTCTGCAACCACCAGAGGGCGCCACCAAAAACCTTTGAGAAATCCATGCACAATTTACAGAGCAAG ATAGACGAGAAGAAGAAACAGCTCTCTGCTGCCAAGAAGGAACTTAAAGCAGCCAAAGCCGACGCCAAGATGCTTCACGATgagaaaagtaaaaa GGCTGTGGAGATGAAGAAGAAGGCAGTGCAGAGGATATCTGAACAGCTGATGAAGCTGGAGGTTCAAGCCACAGATCGTGAGGAGAATAAACAGATTGCGTTAGGCACATCTAAACTCAACTACTTGGACCCGCGAATCTCAGTCGCCTG GTGCAAAAAGTGGGGAGTTCCCATTGAGAAGATCTACAACAAAACACAGCGAGAAAAGTTCGCCTGGGCTATCGACATGACAGATGAGGACTTTGAGTTTTAA